TCTCGGCCGGAACGACGATCGCCGGCAGCGCGAGTGAGTGAATCGCCCCGGCTTTCCCGGAGGCTCCATTCCTTGAGAGGATGGAGCGATGGGAAGGAAGAGCAAGTTCTCACCTGAGGTCCGGGAGCGATCGGTTCGGCTGGTCTTCGAGCACAAGAGCAAGTACGGCTCGGAGTGGGAGGCGATCGGCTCGATCGCGGCGAAGATCGGTTGCACGGCGGAGACGCTGCGCAAATGGGTTC
This Deltaproteobacteria bacterium DNA region includes the following protein-coding sequences:
- a CDS encoding IS3 family transposase yields the protein MGRKSKFSPEVRERSVRLVFEHKSKYGSEWEAIGSIAAKIGCTAETLRKWV